In the Thermodesulfobacteriota bacterium genome, one interval contains:
- a CDS encoding glutaredoxin family protein — MKKIIMYTTTWCRDCKAAKKFLGERGIAYDEVDIEQNPEAVEIVMKLNNGMRMVPTLDVEGTVVSGDNFNAVRFEKDLRAAGAL; from the coding sequence ATGAAAAAGATCATCATGTACACCACTACCTGGTGCCGGGACTGCAAAGCGGCGAAGAAATTCCTCGGCGAACGAGGAATCGCGTACGACGAAGTCGACATCGAGCAGAATCCGGAGGCAGTCGAAATCGTCATGAAGCTGAATAATGGCATGAGGATGGTCCCCACGCTCGATGTGGAGGGGACGGTTGTCTCCGGCGACAATTTCAACGCCGTCCGGTTCGAGAAGGATCTTCGCGCCGCGGGGGCCCTATAG